A single region of the Salvelinus sp. IW2-2015 linkage group LG20, ASM291031v2, whole genome shotgun sequence genome encodes:
- the LOC111981890 gene encoding MAGUK p55 subfamily member 3, whose product MKEAMPVLSAGTGLHETLALLTSQLRPDANHKEDMVFLKDVFSEKSLGYLMKIHEKLRQYERQSPTPVLHSAASLAEDVAEELQSGPMSVEEKELLQLLTSPHLKAVLSVHDTVAQKNFDPVLPPLPDDFEDELEEESVKIVRLVKNKEPLGATIRRDETTGSVIVARIMRGGAADRSGLVHVGDELREVNGISIIHKRPDEISQLLSQSQGSITLKIIPAVKEEDRLKESKVYMRALFDYIPADDKATPCQEAGLPFKRGDILQVVTQDDPTWWQAKRVGDSNLRAGLXPSKLFQERRLAYRVKTGTLPNPKSPKNPTYDQGCDKAGLRRSFRLSRKERSGSLGGAASRDPTDPDFATYEEVTRYQHRPNERPRLVVLIGSLGARINELKQKVIAENPHRYAVAVPHTTRPKKPHEKEGLEYHFVTKLXFDADALSNKFIEHGEYKENQYGTSIEAIRSVQAKNKMCLVDVQPEALKTLRTSEFRPYVIFVKPRVPESRRRRSAATSPAGGDHGRVTDEDLQEMRQSAQQMDQQYGHLVDRVLIKEDSASACTELRGILERLERETFWVPLCWVRT is encoded by the exons ATGAAAGAAGCCATGCCGGTTCTCTCAGCAGGCACAG GCCTGCACGAGACTCTGGCCCTTCTGACATCCCAGCTGCGTCCTGATGCCAACCACAAGGAGGACATGGTCTTCCTCAAAGACGTCTTCAGTGAGAAAAGCCTGGGCTACCTCATGAAG ATCCATGAGAAGCTGAGACAGTACGAGCGCCAGAGTCCTACACCTGTCCTTCACAGCGCCGCGTCCTTGGCTGAGGAT GTGGCAGAGGAGCTGCAGAGTGGACCAATGAGTGTTGAGGAGAAGGAACTCCTACAGCTGTTGACGTCCCCCCATCTGAAG GCAGTTTTGTCAGTTCATGACACGGTTGCCCAGAAGAACTTTGACCCCGTGTTGCCACCACTGCCTGACGACTTCGAGGACGAGCTGGAGGAGGAGTCAGTGAAGATTGTCAGACTGGTCAAGAACAAGGAACCACTG ggGGCCACCATCAGACGGGATGAGACCACAGGGTCTGTGATCGTGGCCCGCATCATGAGGGGCGGGGCTGCAGACCGGAGTG gACTGGTCCATGTAGGAGACGAGCTACGGGAGGTTAACGGCATCTCCATCATTCACAAGAGGCCTGATGAGATCAGTCAGCTTCTG TCCCAGTCTCAGGGCTCCATCACCCTGAAGATAATCCCAGCCGTTAAGGAGGAGGACCGTCTGAAGGAGAGCAAG GTCTACATGAGGGCCCTGTTTGACTACATCCCTGCTGATGACAAGGCCACGCCCTGTCAGGAGGCGGGACTTCCCTTCAAGCGAGGTGACATCCTGCAGGTGGTAACACAGGACGACCCCACCTGGTGGCAGGCCAAACGGGTGGGCGACAGCAACCTCCGMGCTGGACTCATRCCCTCCAAACTCTTCCAGGAGAG ACGGCTGGCTTACCGGGTAAAAACGGGCACACTTCCGAACCCTAAATCCCCTAAAAATCCCACCT atgaccagggatgtgacAAAG CGGGTCTGAGGAGGAGTTTCCGTCTGAGCCGAAAGGAGCGGTCAGGATCCCTCGGAGGAGCGGCCAGCCGCGACCCCACCGACCCAGACTTTGCCACCTACGAGGAGGTGACTCGCTACCAGCACCGGCCCAACGAGAGACCCCGCCTGGTGGTTCTGATCG GCTCCCTGGGAGCTCGTATCAATGAGCTGAAACAGAAGGTGATAGCAGAGAACCCACATCGCTATGCTGTGGCCGTACCGC ATACCACCAGGCCCAAGAAGCCTCATGAGAAAGAGGGGTTGGAATACCACTTTGTCACCAAACTGGRGTTTGACGCAGATGCTCTGAGCAACAA GTTCATAGAGCATGGGGAGTACAAGGAGAACCAGTATGGTACCAGTATAGAGGCTATCCGCTCTGTACAGGCCAAGAACAAGATGTGCCTAGTGGACGTGCAGCCAGAG GCTCTGAAGACGCTGCGGACATCTGAGTTCAGGCCCTATGTCATCTTCGTCAAGCCGCGTGTCCCGGAGAGCAGACGCCGTCGTAGTGCTGCCACTTCACCAGCAGGGGGAGATCATGGGCGAGTGACG GATGAGGACCTGCAGGAAATGCGTCAGTCAGCCCAGCAGATGGACCAGCAGTATGGCCACCTGGTCGACCGGGTCCTAATCAAGGAGGACTCAGCCAGCGCCTGCACAGAACTCCGAGGCATTCTGGAGCGGCTGGAGCGTGAGACCTTCTGGGTGCCCCTCTGCTGGGTGCGGACCTAA